The Paenibacillus sp. RUD330 genome has a segment encoding these proteins:
- a CDS encoding response regulator transcription factor, which translates to MDSPIHILVAEDDSDISRLLCSIIKKSGYTPQPAFSGTEALLYLEQRRWSLVLLDLMLPGMPGEELLERIRLMADTPVVVISAKAEQRTKVSALRGGADDFITKPFDIEEVSARIDSHLRRYARIAQPVMPGLLRHKGLMLDRSMNSAAADGTELALTVREYEILALLLSAPTKVFTKANLYESAWNEPFYGDVNTINVHMSNLRSKLAKAAPGSDFIETVWGIGYRLKP; encoded by the coding sequence ATGGACAGCCCGATCCATATTCTGGTTGCTGAAGACGACAGCGATATCAGCCGGCTGCTGTGCAGCATCATCAAAAAAAGCGGGTACACGCCGCAGCCCGCCTTCTCCGGCACGGAAGCGCTGCTCTATCTGGAGCAGCGCCGCTGGAGCCTCGTCCTGCTGGATCTGATGCTGCCCGGAATGCCGGGCGAGGAGCTGCTGGAGCGCATCCGATTGATGGCGGATACGCCTGTGGTCGTCATTTCAGCCAAAGCGGAGCAGCGGACCAAAGTGTCGGCGCTGCGCGGAGGCGCGGACGACTTCATCACGAAGCCTTTCGATATCGAGGAAGTATCCGCCCGGATCGATTCCCATCTTCGCCGCTATGCGAGGATTGCCCAGCCCGTCATGCCCGGGCTGCTGCGGCATAAGGGCCTCATGCTGGACCGCAGCATGAATTCGGCGGCGGCGGATGGAACGGAGCTTGCGCTGACCGTCCGGGAGTATGAAATTCTCGCGCTGCTTCTGTCCGCACCGACCAAAGTATTCACGAAAGCCAATCTGTACGAAAGCGCATGGAACGAACCCTTCTATGGAGATGTGAACACGATCAACGTCCATATGAGCAATTTGCGGAGCAAGCTGGCGAAAGCCGCGCCAGGGAGCGATTTTATCGAAACCGTCTGGGGCATCGGGTACCGGCTCAAGCCTTAA